The following proteins are encoded in a genomic region of Rattus rattus isolate New Zealand chromosome 2, Rrattus_CSIRO_v1, whole genome shotgun sequence:
- the Arfip2 gene encoding arfaptin-2, with amino-acid sequence MTDGILGKAATMEIPIHGNGEAGQLPEDDGLEQDLQQVMVSGPNLNETSIVSGGYGGSGDGLIPTGSGRHPSHSTSPSGPGDEVARGIAGEKFDIVKKWGINTYKCTKQLLSERFGRGSRTVDLELELQIELLRETKRKYESVLQLGRALTAHLYSLLQTQHALGDAFADLSQKSPELQEEFGYNAETQKLLCKNGETLLGAVNFFVSSINTLVTKTMEDTLMTVKQYEAARLEYDAYRTDLEELSLGPRDAGTRGRLESAQATFQTHRDKYEKLRGDVAIKLKFLEENKIKVMHKQLLLFHNAVSAYFAGNQKQLEQTLQQFNIKLRPPGAEKPSWLEEQ; translated from the exons ATGACGGACGGGATTCTAGGGAAGGCAGCCACAATGGAGATTCCCATCCACGGAAATGGCGAGGCTGGGCAGCTTCCTGAAGACGATGGGCTGGAGCAG GACCTCCAGCAGGTGATGGTGTCAGGACCCAACCTCAATGAAACTAGCATTGTGTCTGGTGGCTATGGGGGCTCTGGTGACGGACTCATCCCCACAG GGTCTGGCCGCCATCCGTCTCACAGCACCTCACCTTCTGGCCCTGGTGATGAGGTGGCCCGAGGCATCGCTGGAGAAAAGTTTGACATTGTCAAGAAATGGGGCATCAACACATATAAG TGCACAAAGCAGCTGTTATCAGAGAGATTTGGCCGAGGCTCCCGGACTGTGGATCTGGAGCTAGAGCTGCAGATTGAGTTGCTGCGTGAGACGAAGCGCAAGTATGAAAGTGTCCTGCAGCTGGGCCGGGCACTGACAGCCCACCTCTACAGCCTGTTGCAGACCCAGCATGCACTAGGTGATGCCTTTGCTGACCTCAGCCAGAAGTCCCCAGAGCTTCAG GAGGAATTTGGCTATAATGCAGAGACACAAAAGCTGCTGTGCAAGAATGGGGAGACGCTGCTGGGGGCTGTCAACTTCTTTGTCTCTAGCATCAACACACTGGTCACCAAGACCATGGAAGACACACTCATGACTGTCAAACAGTATGAGGCTGCCAG GCTGGAATATGATGCCTACCGGACAGACTTAGAAGAGCTGAGCCTAGGGCCCCGGGATGCAGGGACTCGTGGTCGACTTGAGAGTGCCCAAGCCACTTTCCAGACCCATCGGGACAAATATGAGAAGCTGCGGGGAGATGTGGCCATCAAGCTGAAGTTCCTGGAAGAAAACAAG ATCAAGGTGATGCACaagcagttgctgctcttccacaaTGCCGTGTCTGCCTACTTCGCTGGGAACCAGAAACAACTGGAGCAGACTCTACAGCAGTTCAACATCAAGCTGCGGCCTCCAGGAGCCGAGAAGCCTTCCTGGTTAGAGGAGCAGTGA
- the Timm10b gene encoding mitochondrial import inner membrane translocase subunit Tim10 B isoform X1, translating into MEHQQQQLRNLRDFLLVYNRMTELCFQRCVPSLHHRALDAEEEACLHSCAGKLIHSNHRLMAAYVHLMPALVQRRMADYEAASAVPGDPAEQPRDSPSGS; encoded by the exons ATggagcaccagcagcagcaactgaGAAAC TTGCGAGACTTTCTGTTGGTCTACAATCGGATGACAGAACTGTGCTTCCAGCGCTGTGTGCCCAGCCTGCACCACCGAGCTCTGGACGCTGAGGAG GAGGCCTGCCTGCACAGCTGTGCTGGGAAGCTCATCCATTCTAACCACCGCCTCATGGCCGCTTACGTGCACCTCATGCCCGCCCTGGTCCAGCGCCGCATGGCGGACTACGAGGCTGCCTCTGCCGTGCCAGGTGATCCTGCAGAACAGCCCAGAGACTCGCCATCAGGCAGCTAG
- the Trim3 gene encoding LOW QUALITY PROTEIN: tripartite motif-containing protein 3 (The sequence of the model RefSeq protein was modified relative to this genomic sequence to represent the inferred CDS: inserted 2 bases in 1 codon), protein MAKREDSPGPEVQPMDKQFLVCSICLDRYRCPKVLPCLHTFCERCLQNYIPPQSLTLSCPVCRQTSILPEQGVSALQNNFFISSLMEAMQQAPDGAHDPEDPHPLSAVAGRPLSCPNHEGKEPLYHQTMEFYCEACETAMCGECRAGEHREHGTVLLRDVVEQHKAALQRQLEAVRGRLPQLSAAIALVGGISQQLQERKAEALAQISAAFEDLEQALQQRKQALVSDLESICGAKQKVLQTQLDTLRQGQEHIGSSCSFAEQALRLGSAPEVLLVRKHMRERLAALAAQAFPERPHENAQLELVLEVDGLRRSVLNLGALLTTSATAHETVATGEGLRQALVGQPASLTVTTKDKDGRLVRTGSAELCAEITGPDGVRLAVPVVDHKNGTYELVYTARTEGDLLLSVLLYGQPVRGSPFRVRALRPGDLPPSPDDVKRRVKSPGGPGSHVRQKAVRRPSSMYSTGGKRKDNPIEDELVFRVGSRGREKGEFTNLQGVSAASSGRIVVADSNNQCIQVFSNEGQFKFRFGVRGRSPGQLQRPTGVAVDTNGDIIVADYDNRWVSIFSXEGKFKTKIGAGRLMGPKGVAVDRNGHIIVVDNKSCCVFTFQPNGKLVGRFGGRGATDRHFAGPHFVAVNNKNEIVVTDFHNHSVKVYSADGEFLFKFGSHGEGNGQFNAPTGVAVDSNGNIIVADWGNSRIQVFDSSGSFLSYINTSAEPLYGPQGLALTSDGHVVVADAGNHCFKAYRYLQ, encoded by the exons ATGGCAAAGAGGGAGGACAGCCCTGGCCCGGAGGTGCAGCCAATGGACAAGCAGTTTCTGGTATGCAGTATCTGCCTGGATCGGTACCGGTGCCCCAAAGTTCTGCCTTGTCTACACACCTTCTGCGAAAG ATGTCTCCAGAACTACATCCCTCCTCAGAGCCTGACACTCTCGTGTCCAGTATGCCGGCAGACATCCATCCTCCCAGAACAGGGTGTCTCAGCCCTACAAAACAACTTCTTCATCAGCAGCCTCATGGAGGCCATGCAGCAGGCACCTGATGGGGCCCACGACCCTGaagacccccaccccctcagcgcAGTGGCTGGCcgccctctctcctgccccaaccATGAAGGCAAG GAACCCTTGTACCACCAGACGATGGAGTTTTACTGTGAGGCCTGTGAGACTGCCATGTGTGGTGAGTGCCGCGCAGGGGAGCACCGTGAACACGGCACAGTGCTGTTGCGGGACGTGGTGGAGCAGCACAAGGCAGCTCTACAGCGCCAGCTTGAAGCTGTGCGTGGCCG ATTGCCACAGCTGTCTGCAGCTATCGCCTTGGTTGGGGGCATCAGCCAGCAGCTGCAAGAGCGCAAGGCAGAGGCCCTGGCCCAGATAAGTGCAGCCTTTGAGGACCTGGAGCAAGCTCTGCAGCAGCGCAAGCAGGCTCTGGTCAGCGACTTGGAGAGCATTTGTGGGGCCAAGCAGAAG GTGTTGCAGACACAGTTAGACACACTGCGCCAGGGTCAGGAACACATTGGCAGTAGCTGCAGCTTTGCAGAGCAGGCACTGAGACTGGGCTCTGCCCCTGAGGTTTTGCTAGTAAGAAAGCACATGCGAGAGAGGCTGGCTGCTCTGGCAGCTCAGGCCTTCCCAGAAAGGCCACATGAGAATGCACAGCTGGAACTGGTCCTTGAAGTAGATGGGTTGCGGAGATCGGTGCTCAATCTGGGTGCACTGCTCACCACCAGTGCTACTGCACACGAGACAGTGGCCACCGGCGAGGGCCTGCGCCAGGCACTGGTTGGCCAGCCTGCCTCACTCACTGTCACCACCAAAGACAAAGATGGGCGGCTGGTGCGCACGGGCAGCGCAGAGCTGTGTGCAGAGATCACTGGCCCCGATGGCGTGCGCCTTGCGGTACCGGTGGTGGACCACAAAAATGGCACATATGAGCTGGTGTACACAGCACGTACAGAAGGCGACCTGCTCCTCTCAGTGCTGCTCTATGGACAGCCGGTGCGTGGCAGCCCTTTCCGTGTGCGTGCCCTGAGACCCGGAGACTTGCCACCTTCCCCAGATGATGTGAAGCGCCGGGTCAAGTCTCCCGGTGGTCCTGGCAGTCATGTGCGCCAGAAGGCAGTGCGTAGGCCGAGCTCCATGTACAGCACCGGTGGCAAACGGAAAGACAATCCAATTGAGGATGAACTCGTCTTTCGTGTTG GCAGTCGTGGAAGGGAGAAAGGTGAATTCACCAATTTACAGGGCGTGTCCGCTGCTAGCAGTGGCCGCATAGTGGTAGCAGACAGCAACAACCAATGTATTCAG GTTTTCTCCAATGAGGGCCAGTTCAAGTTCCGATTTGGAGTCCGTGGGCGCTCGCCTGGGCAACTACAGCGTCCTACGGGTGTGGCAGTGGACACCAATGGAGACATTATTGTGGCAGACTATGACAACCGTTGGGTCAGCATCTTCTC TGAGGGCAAGTTCAAG ACCAAAATCGGAGCTGGCCGCCTCATGGGGCCCAAGGGAGTGGCTGTGGACCGGAATGGGCATATCATTGTGGTGGATAACAAGTCTTGCTGTGTCTTCACCTTCCAGCCCAATGGCAAACTTGTTGGGCGTTTTGGAGGCCGTGGGGCCACTGACCGCCACTTCGCAG GGCCCCACTTTGTGGCTGTGAACAACAAGAATGAGATTGTAGTAACGGATTTCCACAACCATTCAGTGAAG GTGTACAGTGCTGATGGAGAGTTCCTCTTCAAATTTGGCTCACATGGCGAGGGCAATGGACAGTTCAATGCCCCCACGGGAGTAGCTGTGGATTCCAATGGAAACATCATCGTGGCTGACTGGGGCAATAGCCGCATACAG GTATTCGACAGCTCTGGTTCCTTCCTGTCCTATATCAACACGTCTGCAGAGCCACTGTATGGCCCACAGGGCTTGGCATTGACCTCGGATGGCCACGTAGTAGTGGCTGATGCTGGCAACCACTGCTTTAAGGCCTATCGATACCTCCAGTAG
- the Timm10b gene encoding mitochondrial import inner membrane translocase subunit Tim10 B isoform X2 yields MEHQQQQLRNEACLHSCAGKLIHSNHRLMAAYVHLMPALVQRRMADYEAASAVPGDPAEQPRDSPSGS; encoded by the exons ATggagcaccagcagcagcaactgaGAAAC GAGGCCTGCCTGCACAGCTGTGCTGGGAAGCTCATCCATTCTAACCACCGCCTCATGGCCGCTTACGTGCACCTCATGCCCGCCCTGGTCCAGCGCCGCATGGCGGACTACGAGGCTGCCTCTGCCGTGCCAGGTGATCCTGCAGAACAGCCCAGAGACTCGCCATCAGGCAGCTAG